The Osmerus eperlanus chromosome 22, fOsmEpe2.1, whole genome shotgun sequence genome window below encodes:
- the LOC134008773 gene encoding egl nine homolog 1-like — MERDSAKKSGEDMDRQYCELCGQMENLLKCGRCRNSFYCSKEHQIQDWKRHKRMCNEAKKPLCQPRPPDPQLPIGNVKAEREQLSIEKSTEQNSLSQNPANAGLSELSTDGEPMKDFITSEACSGTYSREPEEDINHNKPNGRTKPSPQKLAMEYIVPCMNKHGICVVDSFLGEETGLSVLKDVRALHKTGKFTDGQLVSQRSDSSQDIRGDKITWIEGREPGCEKIAFLLKRMDELVGHFNVKLGNYKIHERTKAMVACYPGNGTGYVRHVDNPNGDGRCVTCIYYLNKDWDAKEHGGLLRIFPEGKAQLADIEPKFDRLLFFWSDRRNPHEVQPSYATRYAITVWYFDGEERARAKEKYQTGAGEKGVQVDLNKSSDLS, encoded by the exons ATGGAGAGGGACAGTGCTAAGAAAAGCGGGGAGGATATGGATCGGCAGTATTGTGAGCTTTGTGGTCAAATGGAAAACCTCCTCAAATGTGGAAGGTGTCGAAACTCTTTCTATTGCAGCAAGGAACACCAAATACAGGACTGGAAACGGCACAAGCGGATGTGTAATGAGGCCAAGAAACCTCTATGTCAGCCCCGACCACCCGATCCACAATTGCCAATTGGAAATGTTAAGGCAGAGCGAGAGCAGTTGTCGATAGAGAAGAGCACTGAGCAGAACAGTCTCTCACAGAACCCCGCGAACGCTGGACTTTCGGAGCTGTCTACTGACGGCGAACCAATGAAAGATTTTATCACATCAGAAGCTTGCTCCGGTACCTACAGCCGAGAACCAGAGGAAGATATTAACCACAATAAGCCTAACGGACGAACTAAACCTTCTCCGCAAAAACTGGCAATGGAATACATAGTGCCATGTATGAATAAGCATGGCATATGTGTTGTTGACAGTTTCCTGGGAGAAGAAACAGGACTAAGTGTATTGAAGGACGTGAGAGCCCTTCATAAGACTGGTAAATTTACTGATGGCCAGTTGGTCAGTCAAAGAAGCGACTCATCTCAAGATATACGAGGTGACAAAATAACTTGGATTGAAGGAAGAGAGCCTGGTTGCGAGAAGATAGCTTTCCTATTGAAACGCATGGACGAATTGGTCGGACACTTCAATGTTAAACTGGGAAACTACAAAATACACGAAAGAACGAAA GCGATGGTGGCGTGTTACCCTGGCAACGGGACTGGCTATGTACGGCATGTAGATAACCCCAATGGAGATGGTAGATGTGTGACATGTATATATTATCTCAACAAGGACTGGGATGCCAAG GAACATGGAGGTCTCCTGAGGATTTTCCCTGAGGGTAAGGCTCAACTTGCGGACATCGAGCCCAAGTTTGACCGCCTCCTGTTCTTCTGGTCAGACAGAAGAAACCCCCACGAGGTGCAGCCATCTTACGCCACCAG ATACGCCATTACAGTGTGGTATTTTGACGGTGAAGAACGAGCACGAGCCAAGGAGAAATACCAAACAGG TGCTGGAGAAAAGGGAGTCCAGGTGGACCTAAACAAGTCTTCAGATCTGAGCTGA